TCACCCAGGTCTCTACCTGGTTTGCCAATGCTCGGAGGCGCCTCAAGAAGGAGAACAAGATGACCTGGTCTCCCAAGAACAAggcaggggaagagaaaaaggaggagaggaggggagaagacaaCTATGGAGTAAATGAAGGccaaggtaggaagggaagaaaatgggaaagaaatctGCATGGCCTTAGAAGGGTGCCCACTTACAGGTCTTGAGAGAGAAAGCTAAATTCCCAGCAAAAGCTGAGCAAAAGATTGGGATTAAGGCTTTGGAACTATAagtgatgggggaggaggggcagggagagagaaacttTTTATTGTTGACAGCCTGCCTTTCCCTTTTAGTAACTGATCTAAATGCAAATACGGTCATCAGCCTCGGGATCTTACACTTTacagctccccacccccaggcaaTTCCCCAATTTGGGGACTTGCTTTTCTCAGTAGTGGCTGGTTTATTTGCAGATCCAAAAGCCTACAAAGAGTCCAAGCAGCTGCGGCTAAGTGACCTGGAAGACTTAGAGGAagaaggtgaggaagaggaggaagaagaggaaatggaagaccAGGGTCTAGGGAATACATCGGACAAACTGGAGAGGCTACGGAAGGGTGTGAAGCTAGAGCCAGCAACCAACTGCGAGGCTTCACAGACTGAGCTTGAAAAAGAGGACCATAACCTGAAGCAGCATGGAACTCCACCCGAGTTCCCTTGCAATAACCCTCCCTGCTCCCGGAGATCAGACTTCTTGGAAGCCTGGATGGGGCCAGCAGGCCAGATTCACTGTGGGCCCAGTGATAAGCCCCGGATCTGGTCTTTGGCTCACACCGCTGGGGCCAGTGCCCTAGCAGGGGAATCCGAGGTCCAGGCAGGGCCCCATAGCCCTCATCGCCATCAGGCCCTAGGAAGACTTTCCTCTTTGGGCCAGGGCTGTGAAGCGACAGCCATAGCTGGCATGAGAGTCCAGACCAGCCGCTGCACGGTGTTAGAGGAGCCGCCCCTGGCAGCCAAGATCTTTAGAAATTCGACTTTCAACCTGCAGCATTTGCAGCTGAACTGCGCCTCTTACCCTGGGCTGGGAGAGCCCTGCCAATATGCATCCGGAGCAGAAGGTAGTGGGACCCCGACTGTGTTGTCTCACTGGGAAGCTGTCTCATCCCACCTCCCCACTCTTACCCATAGGGCAAGAGGTAGACCCTACCTACGTCGCAGCTCTTAAAGGCAGCGGCACAATCACTTCTCCCGGGACGGGGAGGGGCAGTAGGACTTTCCTGGCCTGCCTATCCTAAAGCCGACTTTGTCTGGCATCTGAGGAGATCAAAGCCAGCTGAGAGCCCCTGGGACTCAGACCCTCCTTCCCTCTAGAGCCAAGAACGTGGCAGGGGAAGGGAACAGTTAGAAAAAACCGAGTTATTCGAATTACCTACACTTGCCTGTATCCGCATACAGGGTTTGCATAGACAGTGGAGGGGTAGTAAagaggtcacagaattctaggaaGTTTGCCTAGGGCATCATACTGTCAAAGCCAGAACTCAAAACGATTTTTCTCAGGCCAGTGCTTAGGACTTGAGGTAGATGTCAGAACAGGGAAGTGAGCGGAGGTGTTCTGAACACCTCGGCTTACTTCCCTGTTCTTCTAGGCCTCCACGGATCATAGgatgtagagatggaaggaaccttaaagatctaGTCCAGTGCCTTCACTATatagctagggaaactgaggcccagaaaaacatgaagtgatttgtttaaggtcacTCCGAAAGTATAAGTAGTGGAACCACTAGTCCAGCCCAGCTCCTTTGGTTCCAAAcccagtactttttttttttttctctcctacgTTGAAACAACTGAGGATTCATCTGGCTGAAATGCATCTGCAAAAAAGCCAGCCTAGTcggtgaggaaaactgaggcagtaaTGTAGAAAGGTTTCTTCTCACACCTATGTTTGCCATACTATCTGCCTCAGAATTTTATTCCATGTCTAGCTTGTTGCTTGAGTTTGGCAGACTCTTCCGGAGCGAATATGGATAGCCGAGACTGATTGAAATTTCTTAAATGCAAATGAGTTTCacgctccccctccccctccccagtcaAAAGCGGCTACTGTCTGAGGAGTAGGGTCCGGACTAATTGCGGTTGAGCGATTTCTCATAGGATCATACTGGTAAATGAATTTGCAATGAAACGAGCATCTAGATAACGCGGTCCAAAGCCATTCTTGTAGGAAGCCAATCCACTCTAGACTTTGGCTTATTCTCTATTTGTAACAAGCCACGTAATGTGACCCTTACTTGGGCAACTTCCGGAAATTTGACCTGGCACCCTCCCCGAGTCCCATCCTCCCCCAGAGTTTAGGAAGGCCTGCCTCGGGTTTTAATCACTCTGTCCTTTCTCAGCAGGTTAGCGAAAGAATGGAGATTTGACGAAGAACCTTGGGAGCCGTTCAGTTTACCAAAGCGCTCCCCTAAGCAAGCCCAGAGACTAAGATACACTAAAGGCAGGTTTTCTCTGCTTCAGACACAGATGGACAAGAAAGCTGTGGCTAGCTTCTCTCAGTCCTTTCACTGAGAGCTGGGAGCAGCCTGCAATTGCACGGCTTTCGGAATATTTGAAGCGTTTGGAAGGAGGGCAAAGAAAGAACTAAGCGAGGTGGTCTCCAGCATGGGACCGTTCATTTCTCAAAGGGGGAAGGACAAgcattctcctttttcctctgtcctcccttccccgTGTCCGTCACAGTTTAAAGCACCCAAAACCCCGAATCTCCCGGAGCACTAAATATTCTCGCTTCAGTGACAGTGGTCAATTAGGCCGCCCTCGCCATGCGGATCTTAATAGCCTCCACTTCTTGGGTCCtcagaaacaaacacaaaagcccatttgctttttctttggtaAAATATGTTCACAAACACCTCAGTCTGGGGCTCGGGAAGCAGAAAAGGGGGCAGTTTCCAGCTAAGGGATCCCGGAGGAGGGCTCACTTGAACCACACGGCTTTAAAACGTCCCTAAGGCCAGGCGGGAGGATCTCCTTGTGCTCCTTCAGACAGTGGAAGTAGCGGAAAGGAGGCGCTGGAGAGGCCCTTGTGGAATGAAAACTCTGCTTCGCCCATCAAGGATTCTGTTGGCTCGGCTGCCCTGGCTGCCCCAGACACTCCTCGGGCGCTTCCCCCCGTCCCTCCTCCAGGAAACTGAGCTCAACTGAGCCAAGCCCTCTGAGTGGACTAAGCAGCGCCAGCTTAGTGGGTCAGCGCCCTCCAGGAGCCAGGGACCCGGCTCTACGAGAAATAGGGGAGGGAAATCTAAAGGGAGAGCCAGGAGCTCAGCTTTGTTTCTGTTAAATGGTGTGGCAACAAATATTTTCTGTTCGTCCTAATAAACGGAGAGGG
This region of Trichosurus vulpecula isolate mTriVul1 chromosome 3, mTriVul1.pri, whole genome shotgun sequence genomic DNA includes:
- the IRX6 gene encoding iroquois-class homeodomain protein IRX-6 translates to MSFSQFGYPYTSASQFLVPANPSTTCCESAPRPAPVPDGSTGSTQASALCCQPYENRLLGSARPELGTALGVYGSPYAAAAAAAAAASSHGYSSYLPYSPEPQALYNVLNPQYELKETTGSFPPGLAQPGAYYPYEPSLGQYQYERYSSVDFSGSARRKNATRETTSTLKAWLYEHRKNPYPTKGEKIMLAIITKMTLTQVSTWFANARRRLKKENKMTWSPKNKAGEEKKEERRGEDNYGVNEGQDPKAYKESKQLRLSDLEDLEEEGEEEEEEEEMEDQGLGNTSDKLERLRKGVKLEPATNCEASQTELEKEDHNLKQHGTPPEFPCNNPPCSRRSDFLEAWMGPAGQIHCGPSDKPRIWSLAHTAGASALAGESEVQAGPHSPHRHQALGRLSSLGQGCEATAIAGMRVQTSRCTVLEEPPLAAKIFRNSTFNLQHLQLNCASYPGLGEPCQYASGAEGQAGGSPCAPSDSGSSGKEALERPLWNENSASPIKDSVGSAALAAPDTPRALPPVPPPGN